The Benincasa hispida cultivar B227 chromosome 9, ASM972705v1, whole genome shotgun sequence genome has a segment encoding these proteins:
- the LOC120086177 gene encoding transmembrane protein 147, with the protein MTVFHFFNCAILTFGPHAVYYSATPLSEYDTLGTSVKAALVYLGTALVKLVCLATFLNVSENDSFDLYQELLKALIGFIDVAGLYFALTQLTYRNISQNHKFQAVGLGWAFADSVLHRLAPLWVGARGLEFTWDYILQGLEANANLVLSISLAALGSLMWLRKNKPKTLIPMIYVCALIVATMPSITSYLRRGMGWHFPKVVGFELFTSLVMAFISWQLFSACQRPSV; encoded by the exons ATGACGGTGTTCCATTTCTTCAACTGTGCGATTCTCACTTTCGGTCCTCATGCTGTCTACTACTCTGCGACGCCCTT ATCTGAGTATGATACACTCGGAACATCAGTCAAAGCTGCACTTGTTTATCTTGGAACTGCCTTAGTAAAG CTTGTATGCCTTGCAACCTTTCTTAACGTGTCAGAGAATGACTCCTTTGACCTGTATCAG GAACTGTTGAAAGCGCTCATCGGTTTTATTGATGTTGCTGGACTTTACTTTGCTTTGACCCAGTTGACTTACCGGAACATATCTCAGAACCATAAGTTTCAGGCAGTTGGACTGG GTTGGGCATTTGCTGATTCTGTTTTGCATAGATTGGCACCACTTTGGGTCGGGGCCAGAGGACTGGAGTTTACTTGGGATTACATTTTGCAGGGCCTTGAAGCTAATGCAAATCTG GTGTTGAGTATATCTCTTGCTGCATTGGGATCTTTGATGTGGCTTAGGAAGAACAAGCCCAAGACTCTAATTCCCATGATATATGTCTGTGCATTGATCGTAGCTACCATGCCATCCATCACAAG CTACTTAAGGCGAGGAATGGGTTGGCACTTCCCAAAGGTGGTGGGATTTGAGCTCTTCACCTCTCTGGTGATGGCTTTTATTAGTTGGCAGCTTTTCTCTGCTTGTCAGAGACCCTCTGTTTAA
- the LOC120086176 gene encoding pentatricopeptide repeat-containing protein At1g14470: MSELGAIASKISNIRQLRQLHGHLVLNSLHSHNYWVSLLLINCTRLHAHPAYVASIFTSSPSPNGSVYSCMLKYYSRMGAHNEVVSLFRCMQSLDLRPQPFVYIYLIKLAGKSGNLFHAYVLKLGHVDDQFIRNAILDMYAKYGQVDLARKLFAQMAERTLADWNSMISGCWKSGNETDAVMLFNEMPDRNIITWTAMVTGYAKMGDLETARRYFDEMPERSVVSWNAILSAYAQNGCAEEALKLFHRMLKEGITPDDTTWVATISSCSSISNPTLADSILRKINQQHNILNSFVKTALLDMHAKFGNLEIARNIFDELGGQRNVVTWNVMISAYMRVGKLSLAQELFDNMPKRDVVSWNSMIVGYAQNGESAKSIELFKEMISCNDIQPDEVTIASVLSACGHIGALKLSYWVLDIVREKNIKLGLSGFNSLIFMYSKCGSVADAHRIFQTMETRDVVSFNTLISGFAANGHGKEAIKLVLTMEEEGIEPDHVTYIGVLTACSHAGLLKEGKNVFKSIKAPTVDHYACMVDLLGRAGELDEAKLLMQLMPMEPHAGVFGSLLNASRIHKRVELGELAASKLFELEPQNPGNYVLLSNIYASAGRWEDVKKIREKMREGGVKKSVGMSWVEYKGQVHKFIVGDRSHERSKDIYRLLAELERKMKTFGFVTDKSCALRDVEEEEKEEMLGTHSEKLAICFALLISEVGTPIRVVKNLRICLDCHTAIKMISKLEEREIVVRDNNRFHCFSDGICSCRDYW, translated from the coding sequence ATGTCCGAATTGGGCGCCATAGCTTCCAAAATAAGCAATATACGTCAGTTAAGACAGCTTCATGGGCATCTTGTTCTCAATTCCCTCCATTCTCACAACTACTGGGTTTCTCTGCTTCTCATTAACTGTACCCGTCTTCACGCTCATCCTGCCTATGTAGCTTCTATTTTTACCTCCTCGCCATCCCCCAATGGTTCTGTTTACAGTTGTATGCTCAAATATTACTCCCGCATGGGTGCGCACAATGAGGTAGTTTCCCTCTTCAGATGTATGCAGTCTTTAGATCTCAGGCCTCAGCCCTTTGTTTACATATACTTGATCAAGTTAGCTGGGAAATCGGGCAATTTGTTCCATGCTTATGTTCTGAAGTTGGGTCATGTCGACGACCAATTCATCCGTAATGCTATCTTGGATATGTATGCAAAATATGGCCAAGTCGATCTTGCCAGGAAGCTGTTTGCGCAAATGGCTGAAAGAACTTTAGCAGACTGGAATTCAATGATTTCTGGCTGTTGGAAATCAGGAAATGAAACTGATGCGGTCATGCTTTTTAATGAGATGCCTGATAGGAATATTATTACATGGACTGCCATGGTTACTGGGTATGCCAAGATGGGGGACTTGGAGACTGCTAGAAGGTATTTTGATGAGATGCCAGAAAGAAGTGTAGTCTCATGGAATGCAATACTATCAGCTTATGCTCAAAATGGATGTGCAGAAGAGGCTTTGAAATTGTTCCATCGAATGCTGAAAGAAGGGATCACTCCTGATGATACAACATGGGTTGCTACAATTTCATCATGCTCTTCCATCAGCAATCCTACCCTTGCTGATTCAATTCTAAGAAAGATCAACCAACAGCATAACATTTTGAATAGTTTTGTCAAGACGGCTTTACTTGACATGCATGCAAAATTTGGTAACCTTGAAATTGCCAGAAATATCTTTGATGAATTGGGAGGTCAGAGGAATGTTGTTACTTGGAATGTCATGATCTCAGCATATATGAGGGTAGGAAAACTTTCATTAGCTCAAGAGTTGTTTGATAATATGCCAAAAAGAGATGTCGTTTCGTGGAATTCAATGATAGTTGGTTATGCACAAAATGGAGAGTCAGCCAAGTCAATTGAGCTCTTTAAAGAAATGATTTCTTGTAACGACATACAGCCAGATGAGGTTACCATAGCTAGTGTTTTGTCTGCCTGTGGACATATTGGGGCTCTAAAATTGAGTTACTGGGTTCTAGATATCGTTCGAGAGAAAAACATTAAGCTGGGGTTATCAGGATTCAATTCTTTGATATTCATGTACTCTAAATGTGGAAGTGTGGCGGATGCCCATAGGATATTCCAAACTATGGAGACAAGAGATGTTGTTTCCTTCAATACGCTGATTTCAGGATTTGCAGCCAATGGCCATGGGAAGGAAGCTATCAAGTTAGTACTAACAATGGAGGAAGAAGGCATTGAACCAGACCATGTTACATATATTGGTGTTTTGACTGCATGTAGCCATGCGGGGCTGCTAAAAGAAGGTAAAAACGTCTTTAAGTCAATTAAAGCACCTACTGTGGATCATTATGCTTGTATGGTTGATTTGTTAGGAAGAGCGGGTGAATTAGATGAAGCCAAACTATTGATGCAATTAATGCCGATGGAACCTCATGCTGGTGTTTTTGGCTCTTTGTTAAATGCCAGTCGAATTCACAAAAGAGTTGAGTTAGGAGAACTTGCTGCTAGCAAACTCTTTGAGCTTGAACCTCAAAACCCCGGAAATTATGTTCTACTTTCTAATATATATGCCTCAGCTGGAAGATGGGAAGATGTTAAAAAGATTAGAGAGAAGATGAGGGAGGGAGGTGTGAAGAAATCGGTTGGGATGAGTTGGGTGGAATACAAGGGTCAAGTGCATAAGTTCATTGTAGGCGATAGATCACATGAACGATCAAAAGATATTTATAGATTATTGGCTGAACTTGAAAGGAAGATGAAGACGTTTGGCTTTGTAACTGATAAAAGTTGTGCACTTCGAGATGTTGAGGAGGAAGAGAAGGAAGAGATGCTGGGAACTCACAGTGAGAAGTTGGCCATTTGTTTTGCTCTCCTTATAAGTGAAGTGGGAACACCAATTAGAGTGGTAAAGAATTTGAGGATTTGTTTGGACTGCCATACAGCTATTAAAATGATCTCGAAACTGGAGGAAAGAGAGATTGTAGTCCGTGATAATAATAGGTTCCATTGTTTTAGTGATGGGATATGTTCTTGTCGTGATTACTGGTAA